A window of the Vespa crabro chromosome 8, iyVesCrab1.2, whole genome shotgun sequence genome harbors these coding sequences:
- the LOC124425847 gene encoding uncharacterized protein LOC124425847, with product MATEVATNPEIPYVGAVENGLVPGKMVRIRGKVPENAIRFAINYQLGPVLNPRDDIAIHISPRFSDGVITRNHIESMAWGANENEGPMCIQPGQEFEIIILCDHLNYKIAINGRHFAEFAHRLPYQKVTYLVIDGDVEIFSIIYENVPVGSAHSALPISVPSADFGPPPPGGLYPNLDTKSIESGGYGPPPPGYGPTPSTGPSNRNNQSGEEKDSFGGLFSNIPWSGLVAAGSIAAIEHANRKKEEERLGKLDASNTSTKSDNGSGLSSTFIGLAAHLANTAIQRNLHAQQGYPSQGPNDNVLGSILGALGGAGAQRPAYQPPPPTNTDPLTGALGSILGGVLGGGGNQQQQPYQPSGGYSGYSAPYGSQQGSNSSNFLSGIGSALGSSLLSSAIDGLSKHGKDKSHEHPPSYVTPNVPMPSAHMNNPSTSGGNKLTADEISKGLGLDD from the exons atggcTACAGAAGTCGCTACAAATCCA gaaaTTCCTTACGTGGGTGCAGTTGAGAATGGTTTGGTACCTGGAAAAATGGTAAGAATTCGTGGTAAAGTTCCTGAAAATGCTATCCGATTTgctattaattatcaattggGACCGGTATTAAATCCAAGAGATGATATAGCCATTCATATATCACCTCGATTTTCTGATGGTGTTATTACAAGAAATCATATTGAATCTATGGCATGGGGAGCAAACGAAAATGAAGGTCCTATGTGCATACAACCTGGTCaagaatttgaaataattattttatgtgatcatttgaattataaaattgcTATAAATGGTAGGCACTTTGCAGAATTTGCACATCGATTACCATACCAGAAAGTAACGTATTTAGTGATCGATGGTGATGTTGAAATATTCAGCATTATCTATGAAAATGTACCCGTTGGATCAGCACATTCCGCATTGCCTATATCAGTTCCATCTGCAGATTTTGGCCCTCCTC cACCAGGTGGTTTGTATCCAAATCTGGATacaaaatcgatcgaatcagGTGGATATGGTCCTCCTCCTCCAGGTTATGGTCCAACACCTTCTACTGGCCCatcaaatagaaataatcaatccggtgaagaaaaagattcaTTTGGTGGTTTATTCAGTAATATACCTTGGAGTGGATTAGTTGCTGCAGGTAGTATTGCTGCGATAGAACATGCCAAT agaaagaaagaggaggaacgaCTTGGAAAATTAGATGCTTCCAATACATCAACAAAGAGTGACAATGGTTCAGGACTTTCAAGTACATTTATTGGTTTAGCCGCCCATTTAGCAAACACTGCTATACAAAGAAACTTACATGCACAACAAGGATATCCTTCTCAAGGACCTAATGATAATGTTCTTGGATCTATCCTTGGAGCATTag GTGGGGCTGGAGCACAACGTCCAGCATATCAGCCGCCTCCACCGACTAATACTGACCCATTAACTGGAGCATTGGGATCTATTCTTGGTGGAGTTCTTGGAGGTGGTGGAAATCAGCAACAACAACCGTATCAACCATCAGGAGGCTATAGTGGATATTCAGCACCATATGGATCTCAACAAGGATCCAATAGTTCAAACTTCTTGTCCGGTATAGGTTCTGCACTTGGTTCATCATTACTAAGTTCTGCTATAGATGGATTAAGTAAACATGGGAAAGAT AAATCTCATGAACATCCTCCAAGTTACGTAACACCAAATGTCCCAATGCCTTCTGCACATATGAATAATCCTTCAACGTCAGGAGGAAACAAATTGACAGCAGATGAAATATCTAAAGGACTTGGCCTTGATGATTAA
- the LOC124425848 gene encoding uncharacterized protein LOC124425848 isoform X1, with protein MLKSNKSNNSTKRKVKTSQTKAKKNNSSKAQNTRNEKVTDVVENIQQNIKSSHNMCNSSEQSQSSSITQSNNVSNQKDMEVNSIENKNITFDIYTNNARLSAFNNSYLTTKEFSLKRSPDDLFNLIYSEQVTLTLPNRSWSIHFTEIPIRCIVISEITLHHNSGSGFIPLYTKQIIFHEKMEYEIFLFNSKASEKNLSPMETITDVMNVITYTNNLKLCNGGPEVSLYNNINLECAYRDNKEKWRHNLCSLEVSEGDTCELCLSLKDILKRHIQRNKQSSRTKNFNGSGKRKRTSL; from the exons AtgttaaaatcaaataaatcaaataattcaACCAAGAGGAAAGTTAAAACTAGTCAGACCAAGgcaaagaagaataattctAG CAAGGCACAAAAtacaagaaatgaaaaagtgaCAGATGTTGTAGAAAATATACAACAGAATATTAAATCATCGCATAAT ATGTGCAATTCGTCTGAACAATCTCAAAGTTCTTCAATTACTCAATCCAATAATGTTTCGAATCAGAAAGATATGGAAGTAAATTcaatagagaataaaaatattacatttgatatatatactaataatgCACGATTATCtgcatttaataattcttatttaacaacaaaagaattttcattgaaaagaaGCCCAGATgatctatttaatttaatttattcagaACAAGTTACCTTAACTCTTCCAAATCGATCATGGTCAATACATTTTACAGAAATACCGATTCGTTGCATTGTCATAAGTGAAATAACTTTACATCATAATAGTGGATCAGGATTCATACCTCTTTACACGAAACAA attatctttcatgaaaaaatggaatatgaaatttttttatttaattcaaaagCTTCAGAAAAAAATCTGTCTCCGATGGAAACAATAACAGATGTAATGAATGTTATAACATACACAAATAATTTGAAACTTTGTAATGGTGGACCTGAAGTAAgtctgtataataatattaatctagAATGTGCTTATAgagataataaggaaaaatgGAGACATAATTTATGTAGTTTAGAAGTAAGTGAAGGTGATACATGTGAATTATGTCTTTCactaaaagatatattaaaacgaCATATACAACGTAATAAACAATCATCAAGAACTAAAAACTTTAATGGttctggaaaaagaaaaagaacatctctataa
- the LOC124425848 gene encoding uncharacterized protein LOC124425848 isoform X2: protein MLKSNKSNNSTKRKVKTSQTKAKKNNSSKAQNTRNEKVTDVVENIQQNIKSSHNMCNSSEQSQSSSITQSNNVSNQKDMEVNSIENKNITFDIYTNNARLSAFNNSYLTTKEFSLKRSPDDLFNLIYSEQVTLTLPNRSWSIHFTEIPIRCIVISEITLHHNSGSGFIPLYTKQIIFHEKMEYEIFLFNSKASEKNLSPMETITDR from the exons AtgttaaaatcaaataaatcaaataattcaACCAAGAGGAAAGTTAAAACTAGTCAGACCAAGgcaaagaagaataattctAG CAAGGCACAAAAtacaagaaatgaaaaagtgaCAGATGTTGTAGAAAATATACAACAGAATATTAAATCATCGCATAAT ATGTGCAATTCGTCTGAACAATCTCAAAGTTCTTCAATTACTCAATCCAATAATGTTTCGAATCAGAAAGATATGGAAGTAAATTcaatagagaataaaaatattacatttgatatatatactaataatgCACGATTATCtgcatttaataattcttatttaacaacaaaagaattttcattgaaaagaaGCCCAGATgatctatttaatttaatttattcagaACAAGTTACCTTAACTCTTCCAAATCGATCATGGTCAATACATTTTACAGAAATACCGATTCGTTGCATTGTCATAAGTGAAATAACTTTACATCATAATAGTGGATCAGGATTCATACCTCTTTACACGAAACAA attatctttcatgaaaaaatggaatatgaaatttttttatttaattcaaaagCTTCAGAAAAAAATCTGTCTCCGATGGAAACAATAACAGAT agataa
- the LOC124425845 gene encoding integrin alpha-8-like isoform X2, with product MWLCGILFKIFLSNTLAYNLDITNAIVFTTPQSLEGRRNSYFGYATALYTSSKNVSAVLIGVPRANISDLQSVLEPGTVYVCLLDKMCKEWIVDNSKDKVYQNRNNSWIGGVVLTENNRINSNILVCAPRWKYINNKNWYMNGMCYWTTATSIESFEKEAEKMALITINDNQLTSWNGIFLYNFGMGQLGFSADMRYFVNKSELSVVLGSPGIFNWKGSTVLLTELTSGYRQIIIPNNRNIDMDINYLGYSTTSGFYFSKQERLFASSSPRSNNMKGYVIIYSFPKYSGKTIDISNTLNGYQYGEYFGASLASCDLNNDDKDDLIVGAPLWTKDMDEGRVYVFIAWENNNFMKKQEIDGNVSGGRFGSSITCLGDIDYDGYNDIMIGAPYEGDSGAIYLYNSNKNGILKCSQKILGSEFSPNICGFGISISKPVDINNDKYLDIAIGAYLSEQVVLLPSIPVVSITIDLVYSEKKFSRDSKFFFIYICTIYDGVYAPKNLNIIRNLEIDPLYGRAMYLKNNTSNFTCILPTILKISERKCDLFKIHLKDNIQNVIDPISLSVVVDFNNAMQESNKSSNIFHRSSVVINKLNSKIKDVIQLPFLLECGTDDICNSDLRISLRTNLISDNTYIIGSSSNLKLIIDVHNNGEPAYQTQVHIFIPNPLSLASIPPACMESSWTNKYNLQVICDLGNPLTNATNETMILELDTSKIPFDVKSLELYANVTTQSEEINQLDKNYTMTIYFDIDVDIAIAGKAQDNVYSYSWKDEKNSQNIKFKHIYEVQKFGRSPINEAILMVEIPTYWKNKDYDIELININHTIAHMDGNILKLKINDLDHCKNCQTFKRETINEFIDEFDMNNKSVNIYTRNETKIKYEENFTNTEKLVINTPVENRILFINCSNPMIVCKQVECKLNPFTSSLSVAQLIITLDFKLLNIPSFMLENKNIILFASKGTVNITQPSNVIQGSTNKPDTTMIITKFQGSPINERVAVWILALSIFLGIILLILIILGLIKLGFFHRKRKEQLEALKAISNENNSKILEIISSEVVDQE from the exons atgtggCTTTGTggtattttgtttaaaatctTTCTATCTAATACATTAGCATATAATTTGGATATTACCAATGCTATTGTATTTACTACTCCACAAAGTTTAGAAGGTAGACGAAATAGTTATTTTGGATATGCTACTGCTCTGTATACTAGCAGTAAAAATGTCTCTGCAGTACTTATTGGTGTACCAAGAGCAAATATAAGTGATCTTCAATCTGTATTAGAACCAGGAACTGTTTATGTGTGTTTACTTGATAAAATGTGTAAGGAATGGATCGTCGACAATTCTAAAGATAAAGTTTAtcagaatagaaataattcatgGATTGGAGGAGTTGTTTTaacagaaaataatagaataaattctaatattcTG GTTTGTGCTCCACgatggaaatatataaataataagaactggTATATGAATGGTATGTGTTATTGGACTACAGCCACTAGTATAGaatcttttgaaaaagaagCAGAGAAAATGGccttaataacaattaacgataatcaacTTACTTCATGGAATGgcatctttttatataatttcggAATGGGTCAACTTGGTTTTTCTGCGGATATGagatattttgttaataaatcaGAATTGAGTGTTGTTTTGGGTTCACCAGGTATATTTAATTGGAAAGGTTCCACAGTATTATTGACAGAATTAACTTCTGGTTACAGgcaaattattattccaaataatagaaacatcgatatggatattaattatttag gATATTCAACAACTTCCGGATTTTATTTTAGCAAACAGGAACGTTTGTTTGCATCAAGTTCACCaagaagtaataatatgaaaggatatgttataatatattcttttccaaAATATTCCGGTAAAACGATTGATATTAGTAATACATTAAATGGTTACCAATATGGAGAATATTTTGGAGCTTCTTTGGCATCATGTGAtttaaataatgatgataaagatGATTTAATTGTTGGTGCACCTCTTTGGACTAAAGATATGGACGAGGGTCGAGTATATGTTTTTATTGCATGGGAAAAT aacaattttatgaaaaaacaagaaattgaTGGCAATGTAAGTGGAGGAAGATTTGGCTCTTCTATAACATGCTTAGGAGATATTGATTATGATGGATACAATGATATTATGATTGGTGCACCATATGAAGGAGACAGTGgtgcaatatatttatacaacagtaataaaaatggaatTCTGAAATGTAGTCAAAAGATACTTGGTTCTGAATTTTCACCAAATATTTGTGGATTTGGTATATCAATATCAAAACCTGTggatataaataatgacaaataCCTTGATATTGCAATAGGAGCTTATTTATCTGAACAAGTTGTTCTGTTACCATCCATACCTGTtgtttcaataacaatagatcTTGTGtattctgaaaaaaaattctctagggattcaaaatttttctttatttatatatgtactatttATGATGGTGTATATGCTCCTAAAAACTTAA atatCATTCGTAATTTAGAAATAGATCCATTATATGGAAGAGCaatgtatttgaaaaataatacaagtaattTTACTTGTATTTTAccaactatattaaaaatatccgaACGTAAATGTGATTTGTTTAAAATTCACCTTAag GACAACATACAAAATGTGATTGATCCAATTTCATTATCTGTAGTGGTAGATTTTAATAATGCCATGCAAGAAAGTAACAAATcaagtaacatttttcatagaTCATCTGTAGTAATAAACAAACTGAATTCAAAAATTAAAGATGTAATTCAGTTaccatttttattagaatgtGGTACTGATGATATTTGTAACTCAGATTTACGGATATCTCTTCGAACTAATTTAATATccgataatacatatattattggaTCATCCTCGAATCTGAAACTTATAATTGATGTTCATAATAATGGTGAACCTGCTTATCAGACACAAGTACACATTTTTATTCCAAATCCCTTGTCATTAGCGAGTATACCACCAGCATGCATGGAATCATCTTGGacaaataagtataatttgcAAGTAATATGTGATCTTGGAAATCCTCTTACCAATGCAACCAAT GAAACAATGATATTAGAATTGGATACAAGTAAGATTCCTTTTGATGTTAAGAGTTTGGAATTATATGCAAACGTTACTACTCAGAgtgaagaaataaatcaattagatAAGAACTATACTATGacaatttattttgatattgatGTTGATATAGCTATAGCAgg aAAAGCACAAGACAATGTATATTCGTACTCttggaaagatgaaaaaaattcacaaaatattaaatttaaacatatttatgAAGTACAAAAGTTTGGAAGAAGTCCAATTAATGAAGCTATCTTAATGGTAGAAATTCCAACATATTGGAAAAACAAAGATTATGATATagaattgattaatataaatcatacaATTGCTCATATGGATGGTaatattcttaaattaaaaatcaatgatttGGATCATTGTAAAAATTGTCAAACTTTCAAGAGGGAAACCATTAATGAATTCATTGATGAATttgatatgaataataaatcagttaatatttatacaagaaatgaaacaaagatcaaatatgaagaaaattttactAACACGGAAAAATTGGTAATAAATACACCCGTTGAAAACAGAATATTGTTCATTAATTGTAGTAATCCAATGATTGTGTGTAAACAAGTTGAATGTAAATTAAATCCTTTTACAAGTTCTTTATCTGTCGCCCAACTCATAATTACAttagattttaaattattaaatattccat cATTCAtgttagaaaacaaaaatattatattatttgcatCTAAAGGCACTGTAAATATCACACAACCATCCAATGTTATTCAAGGAAGCACAAATAAACCTGATACTACcatgataattacaaaattccaGGGATCTCCAATAAATGAACGTGTTGCCGTTTGGATACTTGCTTTATCAATATTTCTTGGGatcatacttttaatattaattattctaggTCTCATTAAATTGGGTTTCtttcatagaaaaagaaaagaacaactAGAGGCTTTGAAAGCTATATCAAAT GAAAACAATTCTAAGATTCTAGAAATAATTTCGTCCGAAGTTGTTGATCaagaataa
- the LOC124426080 gene encoding AF4/FMR2 family member lilli isoform X2: MWNSFLPAENANLPLHDALSPQHSHLLERSFTVRFRCLLDNTSGFLRLDIRGRVKVLHGQNRKTEEPPLALFALCIPFGPPSLLEVPQKEVMFKSKHKLDLGLVSMDQRGKMLLGYTDVELANLGGYDLVHYDDLAYVASAHQELLKTGASGMIAYRFQTKDGGWQWLQTSSRLVYKNSKPDFVISTHRPLMEEEGRDLLGKRTMDFKVSYLDAGLTNSYFSDSDSLTGSVMTPTLPTQSTPQRVNRRYKTQLRDFLSTCRSKRTKLSAQSSVSPPATPTMASVDYLTADSSAAAAVAAAYSNLNTMYPTPYAPTAVAASADPSLTTYIGHTSNYHQTLYPASALDNRYLTAATENLFQYRPLGSYYPEYHTSTPYNGFIDVSLPTYETHQLTSKTEEKLYCQQLGSSESPKYNYVEASRHPSSVSGSPYAASPVASASTMHVTTADINVARAGSRHSLEGGASSSNSAGSSPVTGTTNGVLTPKMEDVKPEVYGNEAPRQTVLMWGAPPSRTPPRNNGSYSPPTPHSTHSSTHSTNAPNAGDPLKSLAEMNSMNGDCKWRQTSPNDQQQAVTASSPPRNKQHHAQQQQTSQQQTQQQQQQQQQQQQQQQQQQQQQQQQQQQQQQQQQQQQQQQQQQQQQQQQQQPQSQQQHHQQQPQSQQHQAQYPATTTQYQAAAAAAAAAAAATASSIGYAHSHPGHGHGEAGSEVWQGVQHHHHYQYYPYHHHHPAPPRHTPHTPPSGAAAGTAVGIGMGMGMGMGMSLGSDSTTNNSNVLYHPPHHHHHQHHVVGSSTAATVGSTVPQIPNRTPGVLCCPSLR, from the exons ATGTGGAATTCCTTTTTACCTGCTGAAAATGCTAACTTACCGCTTCACGACGCACTCTCACCCCAACACAGTCATCTTCTTGAGCGTAGTTTTACCGTCCGCTTCCGTTGTCTTTTAGACAATACATCGGGATTTTTG CGCTTGGATATCAGGGGACGAGTTAAAGTACTCCACggacaaaatagaaaaaccgAAGAGCCGCCATTGGCATTATTTGCCTTATGTATACCATTTGGACCGCCCTCCCTTTTGGAAGTACCACAGAAAGAAGTTATGTTTAAGAGCAAACACAAATTAGATCTTGGACTTGTATCGATGGATCAACGAGGAAAAATGCTTTTAGGATATACGGACGTTGAACTTGCCAATTTGGGTGGTTATGATCTCGTTCATTACGATGATCTAGCTTATGTAGCTAGTGCTCATCAAGAAT TATTAAAAACGGGAGCATCTGGAATGATAGCATATAGATTCCAAACGAAAGACGGTGGATGGCAATGGTTGCAGACAAGTTCCAGGctggtatataaaaattcaaagccAGATTTTGTAATAAGTACTCATCGTCCATTGAT ggaagaagaaggaagagatttGTTGGGCAAGCGAACCATGGATTTTAAAGTGAGCTACCTGGACGCTGGTTTAACCAACAGTTACTTTTCCGACAGTGATAGTTTAACGGGTTCCGTTATGACACCTACGCTTCCAACTCAATCAACGCCACAAAGGGTGAATAGAAGATACAAAACTCAATTGCGCGACTTCCTTTCAACGTGCCGGAGTAAAAGGACCAAACTCTCAGCACAATCCTCGGTATCACCCCCAGCTACACCTACGATGGCGTCCGTGGATTATCTCACGGCCGACAGTAGTGCTGCAGCCGCAGTCGCTGCGGCTTATAGCAATCTGAATACGATGTATCCTACACCTTACGCACCAACGGCCGTAGCTGCAAGCGCTGATCCATCGTTGACTACCTACATCGGTCATACGAGTAATTACCATCAAACGCTCTATCCAGCCAGTGCGTTGGACAACAG GTACCTTACCGCTGCTACGGAGAATCTCTTTCAATACAGGCCACTTGGTTCGTACTATCCAGAATATCACACGAGTACACCATACAATGGCTTTATTGACGTATCCCTACCGACCTATGAGACCCATCAACTAACTAGCAAAACGGAAGAAAAGCTGTATTGTCAGCAACTTGGTAGCAGTGAATCACCGAAGTACAACTACGTCGAGGCAAGTAGACATCCGAGTAGCGTGAGTGGTTCCCCTTATGCGGCCAGTCCGGTCGCCAGTGCGTCGACGATGCACGTTACGACGGCAGACATCAACGTCGCTCGCGCCGGAAGCAGGCACTCGCTCGAAGGCGGTGCCTCTTCTAGTAACTCGGCCGGAAGTTCACCGGTTACCGGAACAACCAACGGAGTCCTTACTCCGAAAATGGAGGACGTTAAGCCGGAAGTATACGGAAACGAGGCGCCACGGCAAACTGTTCTCATGTGGGGAGCTCCTCCTTCTCGTACACCACCGAGGAACAATGGTAGCTATAGCCCACCGACTCCTCATTCGACACATTCCTCTACGCACTCGACGAATGCTCCGAATGCTGGTGATCCTTTGAAGTCTCTCGCCGAGATGAATTCTATGAATGGTGATTGCAAGTGGAGACAAACATCTCCTAACGATCAGCAACAAGCCGTGACAGCCTCCAGTCCTCCGAGAAATAAACAACATCACGCTCAACAACAGCAAACATCTCAACAACAAactcaacaacaacaacagcaacaacagcagcaacagcagcagcaacaacaacagcagcaacagcagcagcagcagcaacaacagcagcagcagcagcagcagcagcaacaacaacaacaacaacaacaacaacaacaacaacagcaacaacagccaCAATCGCAACAGCAACATCATCAGCAACAGCCACAATCGCAGCAACATCAGGCACAGTATCCTGCCACAACCACTCAATATCAGGCAGCTGCTgccgcagcagcagcagcggcggCCGCTACAGCGAGCAGCATAGGATACGCGCACTCTCATCCAGGCCATGGCCACGGGGAAGCGGGCTCCGAGGTATGGCAAGGAGTGCAacaccaccatcactaccagTACTATCcctaccaccatcaccaccccGCACCACCAAGGCACACGCCCCA CACACCACCGTCAGGTGCGGCAGCGGGGACTGCGGTGGGAATAGGCATGGGCATGGGCATGGGCATGGGCATGTCCCTAGGCTCGGACAGCACCACCAACAACAGCAACGTATTGTATCATCCTccgcaccaccaccaccaccaacatcaCGTAGTGGGCTCATCGACGGCGGCAACGGTGGGCTCAACTGTACCACAGATTCCAAACCGGACGCCGGGAGTCCTTTGCTGTCCATCTCTGAGGTGA